One window of Jatrophihabitans sp. genomic DNA carries:
- a CDS encoding VOC family protein has product MILGIDHVQVAIPAGGEDAARAFYGSLLGMTEVQKPAALAGRGGCWLRSGAAVLHLGVEEPFSPARKAHPAFGVAQLDALCDSLSAAGHHCVPADGEIPGVRRFHTFDPFGNRIEFQQA; this is encoded by the coding sequence GTGATTCTGGGAATCGATCACGTGCAGGTGGCCATCCCGGCCGGCGGCGAGGACGCGGCCCGGGCGTTCTACGGCTCGCTGCTGGGGATGACCGAGGTTCAGAAGCCGGCGGCGCTGGCCGGCCGAGGTGGCTGCTGGCTCCGTTCCGGCGCCGCCGTGCTGCACCTGGGCGTCGAGGAGCCGTTCAGCCCGGCCCGCAAGGCGCACCCGGCATTCGGAGTCGCCCAGCTGGACGCGCTGTGTGACTCGCTGTCAGCGGCCGGCCATCACTGCGTGCCGGCCGACGGCGAGATACCGGGCGTCCGCCGGTTCCACACCTTCGACCCGTTCGGCAACCGGATCGAGTTCCAGCAGGCCTGA
- a CDS encoding methyltransferase domain-containing protein — MRWDPAQYAMFSDERSRPFFDLTGQIHAEQPAEVVDLGCGAGELTAALARRWPSATVRGLDASPEMIERAGEFAGGRLSFGLADAADFDASGVDVLISNALLQWVPEHQALLRRWAGELNAGGWLAFQAPANFGSPSHRLMRELAGSDRWRGRLAGVLRHDVVAEPAEYLELLAEAGLRVNAWQTSYLHVLSGPDPVLDWVRGTGLRPVLQALGDGEAAEFEGEYAALLRQAYPAQPFGTVFPFLRTFVVAHKPAAERKA, encoded by the coding sequence ATGCGATGGGATCCGGCTCAGTACGCGATGTTCAGCGATGAGCGCAGCCGGCCGTTCTTCGACCTGACCGGTCAGATCCACGCCGAGCAGCCTGCCGAGGTGGTCGATCTGGGCTGCGGCGCCGGTGAGCTGACCGCCGCCCTGGCCCGGCGCTGGCCGTCCGCGACCGTCCGCGGCCTGGACGCCTCGCCGGAGATGATCGAGCGCGCCGGGGAGTTCGCGGGCGGCCGGCTGAGCTTCGGCCTGGCCGACGCCGCCGACTTCGACGCCAGCGGGGTGGACGTGCTAATCAGCAACGCCCTGCTGCAGTGGGTTCCCGAGCACCAGGCGCTGCTGCGCCGGTGGGCGGGCGAGCTCAACGCCGGCGGCTGGCTGGCCTTTCAGGCGCCGGCCAACTTCGGCTCGCCGTCACACCGGCTGATGCGCGAGCTGGCGGGCTCGGACCGCTGGCGCGGCAGGCTGGCCGGCGTGCTGCGCCACGACGTGGTCGCCGAGCCGGCCGAGTACCTGGAGCTGCTGGCCGAGGCCGGGCTGCGGGTCAACGCCTGGCAGACGTCCTACCTGCACGTGCTCTCCGGGCCAGACCCGGTGCTGGACTGGGTCCGCGGCACCGGCCTGCGGCCCGTGCTGCAGGCGTTGGGCGACGGCGAGGCGGCCGAGTTCGAGGGCGAGTACGCCGCGCTGCTGCGCCAGGCCTACCCGGCCCAGCCGTTCGGCACGGTGTTTCCGTTTCTGCGGACGTTCGTCGTGGCACACAAGCCCGCGGCGGAGCGGAAGGCCTGA
- a CDS encoding MarR family transcriptional regulator: MADEVDLIAAAWLAERPDLDVAPLHILSRIGRLAQLLDERRAQAFAEHGLASHEFDVLAALRRSGRPYERTPGQLIEATHVTSGTMTNRLDRLAERNLITRRGHPEDGRQSLIQLTALGRRRVDAAFQALLSSEQALLSGLSEAQRRSLAAGLRRLLHTLSDS; encoded by the coding sequence ATGGCTGACGAAGTGGACCTGATCGCCGCGGCGTGGCTGGCCGAGCGTCCTGACCTGGACGTCGCGCCCTTGCACATCCTGAGCCGGATCGGCCGGTTGGCCCAGTTGCTCGACGAACGGCGCGCGCAGGCCTTCGCCGAGCACGGCCTGGCCAGTCACGAGTTCGATGTGCTCGCCGCGCTACGCCGGTCCGGCCGGCCCTACGAGCGCACCCCCGGCCAGCTGATCGAGGCCACCCACGTCACCTCGGGCACCATGACCAACCGGCTGGACCGGCTGGCCGAGCGCAACCTGATCACCCGGCGGGGCCACCCCGAGGACGGCCGGCAGTCGCTGATCCAGCTGACCGCGCTCGGCAGGCGCCGGGTCGACGCTGCCTTCCAGGCGCTGCTGTCCTCTGAGCAGGCATTGCTCAGCGGGCTGTCCGAGGCTCAACGCAGGTCGCTGGCCGCTGGCCTGCGCCGGCTGCTGCACACGCTGAGCGATAGCTGA
- the tmk gene encoding dTMP kinase codes for MVSGSGAIRGVLRNTAFRRLWYCTGLSSLGDWLGLLATTALATQLATGYQAQNYALGGVLVVRLLPSVILGPLAGAFADRFDRRYTMVITDLLRCLLFVAIPIFSTLPVLFAATFLIECIGLFWNPAKDASVPNLVRRDQLESANQLSLITTYGLTPVLAAALFSLLALISTAFAGRFSFFGTHQVDLALYFNAATFGVSALTLFFIKQLSGSRGAGRAESQPSLWAMLAEGAQFVRTTDLLRGLILGILGAFAAGGAVIGAGKTYVRSLGGGDAAYGVLFGTVFVGLGLGMALGPRVAREVSRRRLFGLAIVLAGSCLALMALMPHVVLAMITVLGVGFGAGVGYLAGITLLGSEISDEMRGRVFAFIQSMVRVVMILALAAVPVLVGTIGQRRLPGTSETVDGTRIVLLGAGVLAVTAGVLAYRLMDQRSAVPVLADLVTALRRDSSGRRRLQSGGVLIAFEGGEGAGKSSQITLLAEAIGATGRAVVVTHEPGATVLGRQIRRLLLDSDEPIAPRAEALLFAADRAQHVATVIRPALDRGEVVITDRFVDSSLAYQGAGRTLAMDEVKRLSRWATEELVPDLTVLLDVPAEIGLARVRRRQAGADSGGLDRLEREAVEFHDRVRAAFLSLAESDPNRYLVLDGSRPITELAADIGARVLAVLPAPVASAGAASAAAEARLGSSDVAEAPK; via the coding sequence ATGGTGTCGGGCTCCGGCGCGATCAGGGGCGTCCTGAGAAACACCGCCTTCCGCCGGCTCTGGTACTGCACCGGGCTGTCCAGCCTCGGCGACTGGCTGGGCCTGCTGGCCACCACCGCGCTGGCCACCCAGCTCGCCACCGGCTACCAGGCTCAGAACTACGCCCTCGGCGGCGTGCTGGTCGTCCGGTTGCTGCCCTCTGTCATCCTCGGCCCGCTCGCGGGCGCCTTCGCCGACCGGTTCGACCGGCGCTACACGATGGTCATCACCGACCTGCTGCGGTGCTTGCTGTTCGTGGCGATCCCGATCTTCTCGACGCTGCCGGTGCTGTTCGCGGCGACCTTCCTGATCGAGTGCATCGGCTTGTTCTGGAATCCTGCCAAGGACGCCTCGGTGCCGAACCTGGTGCGCCGTGACCAGCTGGAGTCGGCGAACCAGCTGAGCCTGATCACCACCTACGGGCTCACTCCGGTGCTGGCCGCTGCCCTGTTCAGCCTGCTGGCGCTGATCTCGACGGCCTTCGCCGGCCGGTTCAGCTTCTTCGGAACCCACCAGGTCGATCTGGCGCTGTACTTCAACGCCGCCACTTTCGGGGTCAGCGCGCTGACATTGTTCTTCATCAAACAGCTCTCCGGCTCGCGCGGCGCCGGACGGGCGGAGAGCCAGCCCAGCCTCTGGGCGATGCTGGCAGAGGGCGCTCAGTTCGTCCGGACGACCGACCTGCTGCGGGGGCTGATCCTGGGCATCCTCGGCGCGTTCGCGGCCGGTGGGGCGGTTATCGGAGCGGGCAAGACCTACGTCCGGAGCCTCGGCGGTGGCGACGCGGCCTACGGAGTGCTGTTCGGAACGGTGTTCGTGGGGCTGGGCCTGGGCATGGCGCTGGGCCCGCGGGTGGCCCGCGAGGTGTCCCGGCGACGGCTGTTCGGCCTGGCCATCGTGCTGGCCGGCAGTTGCCTGGCGCTGATGGCCCTCATGCCCCACGTCGTGCTGGCGATGATCACGGTCCTGGGGGTCGGCTTCGGGGCAGGCGTCGGGTACCTGGCCGGCATCACGCTGCTGGGGTCGGAGATCTCCGACGAGATGCGGGGCCGGGTCTTCGCCTTCATCCAGTCCATGGTGCGGGTGGTGATGATCCTGGCGCTGGCGGCGGTGCCGGTGCTGGTGGGCACCATCGGCCAGCGGCGGCTGCCCGGCACCTCCGAGACCGTCGACGGCACCCGGATCGTGCTACTGGGAGCCGGGGTGCTGGCGGTGACGGCCGGCGTGCTGGCCTACCGGTTGATGGACCAGCGAAGCGCGGTGCCGGTGCTGGCCGACCTGGTGACCGCGCTGCGCCGGGACTCCTCGGGCCGGCGGCGGCTGCAGTCCGGCGGGGTGCTGATCGCCTTCGAGGGCGGTGAGGGCGCCGGCAAGTCCAGCCAGATCACGCTGCTGGCTGAGGCGATCGGGGCTACCGGGCGCGCTGTGGTGGTCACCCATGAACCGGGCGCCACCGTCTTGGGCCGGCAGATCCGCCGGCTGCTGCTCGACAGCGACGAGCCGATCGCGCCACGCGCCGAGGCGCTGCTGTTCGCAGCCGACCGGGCCCAGCACGTCGCCACGGTGATCCGGCCGGCGTTGGACCGCGGCGAGGTGGTGATCACCGACCGGTTCGTCGACTCGTCGCTGGCCTACCAGGGCGCCGGCCGGACGCTGGCCATGGACGAGGTCAAACGGCTGTCGCGGTGGGCCACCGAGGAGCTGGTGCCGGACCTGACGGTGCTGCTCGACGTTCCGGCCGAGATCGGGCTGGCGCGGGTGCGCCGCCGGCAGGCCGGCGCCGACAGCGGTGGCCTGGACCGGCTGGAGCGCGAAGCCGTGGAATTCCACGACCGGGTGCGGGCCGCTTTCCTGTCCTTGGCCGAGTCGGACCCGAACCGCTACCTGGTGCTCGACGGCAGCCGCCCGATCACCGAGCTGGCGGCCGACATCGGCGCCAGGGTGCTTGCGGTGCTGCCCGCGCCGGTCGCGTCGGCGGGGGCAGCCAGCGCCGCCGCCGAGGCCCGGCTCGGCTCATCCGATGTGGCGGAGGCGCCCAAGTGA
- a CDS encoding DNA polymerase III subunit delta' yields the protein MSVFDALIGQRGAVTELSRTARAAADVVAGRPVLAGAVTHAWLFTGPAGSGRSVAARALAAALQCDRAEQLLAADPVAAPGCGECGACHSVQAGSHPDVRSVVPEGLSIGVGEMRAVVAMAARRPSLGRWQVVVIEDADRLTEGAANALLKAIEEPSERTVFLLCAPSTHPDDVIVTIRSRCRVVGLRIPPAEAIAEVLVADGIDPVTAGWAAQASQGHVGRARRLARDDQARQRRAEVLAIPARLNSLNACFEAADHLVQTAEAEARALTRDLDVSEADELKLALGAGGTGKGATAAARGSAGALKDLEKRQKSRATRLQRDALDRALVDLASFYRDVLLAQAGSPVLAAHPEVASDVSLVARSLDQAGALVRLEQVLACREAIELNVKPKIAVEALTAALRLP from the coding sequence GTGAGCGTGTTCGACGCGCTGATCGGCCAGCGAGGCGCCGTCACCGAGCTGTCCCGGACGGCCCGGGCGGCTGCCGATGTGGTCGCCGGACGTCCGGTGCTCGCAGGCGCGGTGACGCACGCCTGGCTGTTCACCGGCCCGGCCGGCTCCGGCCGCTCGGTGGCTGCCCGGGCGCTGGCCGCCGCCCTGCAGTGCGACCGGGCCGAGCAGCTGCTGGCGGCCGATCCAGTGGCGGCGCCAGGCTGCGGCGAGTGCGGCGCCTGCCATTCGGTGCAGGCAGGCTCGCATCCCGATGTCCGCTCGGTGGTGCCCGAGGGGCTGTCCATCGGCGTCGGCGAGATGCGGGCCGTGGTGGCGATGGCGGCCCGCCGGCCGTCACTGGGACGCTGGCAGGTGGTGGTCATCGAGGACGCCGACCGGCTCACCGAAGGCGCGGCCAACGCCCTGCTGAAGGCGATCGAGGAGCCGTCGGAGCGCACCGTCTTCCTGCTGTGCGCGCCCTCGACCCATCCTGACGACGTGATCGTCACCATCCGGTCCAGGTGCCGGGTGGTGGGGTTGCGGATCCCGCCGGCCGAGGCGATCGCCGAGGTGCTGGTCGCCGACGGGATAGACCCGGTCACCGCCGGCTGGGCGGCCCAGGCGTCTCAGGGCCATGTCGGGCGGGCCAGACGGCTGGCCCGCGACGACCAGGCCCGGCAGCGGCGGGCAGAGGTGCTGGCGATCCCGGCCCGGCTGAACTCGCTCAACGCCTGCTTCGAGGCCGCCGACCACCTGGTGCAGACGGCCGAGGCTGAGGCCCGGGCGCTGACCCGAGACCTCGACGTGTCCGAGGCCGACGAGCTCAAACTCGCCCTGGGCGCCGGCGGCACCGGCAAAGGCGCGACGGCGGCGGCCCGCGGCAGCGCCGGGGCGCTGAAGGACCTGGAGAAGCGGCAGAAATCCCGGGCGACCCGGCTGCAGCGCGATGCTTTGGACCGCGCCCTGGTCGACCTGGCCAGCTTCTACCGGGACGTGCTGCTGGCCCAGGCCGGCTCGCCGGTGCTGGCCGCGCACCCCGAGGTCGCCTCCGACGTGTCGCTGGTCGCCCGCTCGCTAGACCAGGCGGGAGCGCTGGTGCGGCTGGAGCAGGTGCTGGCCTGCCGGGAGGCCATTGAGCTGAACGTCAAACCCAAGATCGCCGTCGAGGCGTTGACCGCGGCACTTCGACTGCCCTGA
- the ricT gene encoding regulatory iron-sulfur-containing complex subunit RicT, with protein MGLICAVTFTDRGRLYYADPGALTPAVGDYVLYPTTEGPEVAQVMWAPQWSPQDIGGLPRLTGLAEPEHLTALADGRKKRAEARVAARRLIRAHGLPMKIVGIDHVLTDNRTVVYFSAPHRVDFRSLVRDLGATLKGRVELRQLSARDEARVIGGIGSCGRDLCCSTFMVDFEPVSVRMAKEQELPLNPLRISGACGRLMCCLKFEHPLYQDFAENAPAVGSCVSTPEGEATVVGHSVPTDSLVLRMNADGRRTSCAMASVCSSRKAHDEFYGDGTVGSAQASPSGSGASGGSDASPAAEHQAP; from the coding sequence ATGGGGCTGATCTGTGCGGTGACTTTCACCGACCGCGGTCGGCTCTACTACGCCGATCCCGGCGCGCTGACGCCGGCGGTCGGGGACTACGTGCTGTACCCCACGACCGAGGGCCCCGAGGTCGCGCAGGTGATGTGGGCGCCGCAGTGGAGCCCACAGGACATCGGCGGCTTGCCCCGGCTGACCGGGCTGGCAGAGCCAGAGCACCTCACCGCGCTGGCCGACGGCCGCAAGAAACGCGCTGAGGCGCGGGTGGCGGCCAGGCGGTTGATCCGCGCCCACGGCCTGCCCATGAAGATCGTCGGGATCGATCACGTGCTGACCGACAACCGCACGGTGGTCTACTTCTCCGCCCCGCACCGGGTCGACTTCCGCTCGCTGGTGCGCGACCTCGGCGCGACCCTGAAGGGCCGGGTCGAGCTGCGCCAGCTATCGGCGCGCGATGAGGCCCGGGTGATCGGGGGCATCGGCTCGTGCGGCCGGGACCTGTGCTGTTCGACGTTCATGGTCGACTTTGAGCCGGTGTCGGTGCGGATGGCCAAGGAGCAGGAGCTCCCGCTGAACCCGCTGCGGATCTCCGGGGCCTGTGGCCGGCTGATGTGCTGCCTGAAGTTCGAGCACCCGCTCTATCAGGACTTCGCCGAGAACGCCCCGGCGGTCGGATCATGCGTCTCCACCCCCGAAGGTGAGGCCACTGTCGTGGGGCATTCGGTGCCGACCGACTCGCTGGTGCTCCGGATGAACGCCGACGGCCGCCGGACCAGCTGCGCGATGGCCTCGGTGTGCTCCTCGCGCAAGGCCCACGACGAGTTCTACGGTGACGGCACCGTGGGCTCGGCGCAGGCCAGCCCGTCCGGCAGCGGCGCCTCAGGCGGCTCAGACGCCTCACCGGCCGCCGAGCACCAAGCCCCGTAG